The Rhodospirillaceae bacterium DNA window CAAGTAGAGAACGGCGCGAAAAATGAGCAGGAAGAAGCTGCCGCGCAACAGAAGTTAACGGAATTAAACAACAATATTCAAGCCGCCAAAGAAGTCCTGGGTATTACAGGAACGCTCAAAACATTGAAGTTTTAGCTTGAAGCGGATTTTGTTTCGTTAAAGATTTATCCTGATAAGACACTTTAATGCCTCACCCTTGTATTTTTATCGGAACCTAAATGAAACTGATTGCCCTTAACTTGCCACGAGATTTTGACGAACAAAATTTAGAAGAATTATTCAAAGTCCATGGCAATGTGTCCGCCTGCAATCTTGTCCTTGATGACAAGAGCGGTGCTTCAAAAGGTTTTGGATTTGTCGAGATGGAACTCGAGGAAGAAGCGATGGTTGCTATTGAAAAATTACACGGCACCAAGGTGAACAAAAATAAAATTCGCGTTAAGCCTGCAAAGTAATTTTCGGGTTGGCGGCGTGTCATAAGGGCTATTGAAAATCCGCCCCCGGGCACCATTTTTCCAAATAAAGACAATTGGCTAGCTTTAATGCTGAGCCTTATATAACGCGTGTGTTGCATCGACCGGTTGAGATGATAACCCTTAACGGACATTCATTATTAGTCTGGTGATCGATGTGATCATTCTCAAGAAGGACGAAATATGCGTTCCGGCGGGAAGTGCACAGTTACCGTTGTACCCATACCAAGCTCGCTGGCGATTGCAAGATCACCACCGTGAAGTTGCATCAGGGATTTACAAAGGGGGAGGCCGAGACCAGTTCCCGCAGAACCCCCATTCAGATTTTTGTCGGCTTGTTCGAACGGTTTGATAACCCTGCATATATCCCCCTTGGGGATACCTCTACCTGTATCCGAGATACTGAAGATATAGCCGCTGTCATCGCTGCTCTCGGCGACAAAGGCCACATGCCCATTCTCCGGGGTGAATTTGA harbors:
- a CDS encoding RNA-binding protein, with product MKLIALNLPRDFDEQNLEELFKVHGNVSACNLVLDDKSGASKGFGFVEMELEEEAMVAIEKLHGTKVNKNKIRVKPAK